One genomic segment of Microbacterium sp. ProA8 includes these proteins:
- a CDS encoding PH domain-containing protein: MPEPVNPVPEPVEGPLAPGAPPPQLVRSPLSDGEWHRLHPLTPLLRGGLFLIVVIGIVLANLRDRLVFIFLPWLAPDIEDEVGEWEVSGGDPIDFIVANNLYVLAGLAVLAALIVLVAVFYTSWRFHTFRITDDDVEVRSGILFRTQRRAPLDRVQGVNLTRPMIARLLGMAKLEVVGAGADANVKLEYLSTANAEAVRADILRLASGRRLAMTAGPAAVRPVGRAAMLSQTVGREITGMIEGPEAPVAELESVVNIPVGRLVASHVLSMGTVFLVLGTAAVIVGAAQGVTWLLFAWIPGIIGFIAYWFRSVVRSLRYAIAPTPDGVRITFGLFTTITEIVPPGRVHAVEVTQPILWRPAGWWMVRINRLTGRSAADGSTDQFTTALPVGTAADVERVLRLLQPSLSDEERALVVQEGMFGPGEGDTFTNTPKRARWIVPLSYQRNGFRLTADALLMRRGVVWRKLVILPLARLQSIGLYQGPLDRASGVTNVRAHVVTGPVSPFLAAVDRDHALALFDDVARGSVREALADRTHRWAEDETVPAPVGSTAADEAGDVSSRFARSTTEPLIPVVERASASERDETGRASERTPGEEDRG; this comes from the coding sequence GTGCCTGAGCCGGTGAACCCGGTGCCTGAGCCCGTCGAAGGGCCGCTCGCGCCCGGCGCACCGCCGCCGCAGCTGGTGCGGTCGCCGCTCAGCGACGGCGAGTGGCATCGCCTGCACCCGCTCACGCCCCTCCTGCGCGGCGGACTGTTCCTGATCGTCGTCATCGGCATCGTGCTCGCGAATCTGCGCGATCGCCTCGTCTTCATCTTCCTGCCGTGGCTCGCTCCCGACATCGAGGACGAGGTCGGGGAGTGGGAGGTATCGGGCGGCGACCCCATCGACTTCATCGTCGCGAACAACCTCTACGTGCTGGCGGGGCTCGCGGTCCTCGCGGCGCTCATCGTGCTCGTCGCGGTGTTCTACACGTCGTGGCGCTTCCACACGTTCCGCATCACCGACGACGACGTCGAGGTGCGCAGCGGCATCCTGTTCCGCACGCAGCGTCGCGCGCCGCTCGACCGGGTGCAGGGCGTCAACCTCACCCGCCCGATGATCGCGCGACTGCTGGGCATGGCGAAGCTCGAGGTCGTCGGGGCAGGGGCCGACGCGAACGTCAAGCTCGAGTACCTCTCCACCGCCAACGCCGAGGCGGTGCGCGCCGACATCCTGCGTCTCGCATCCGGGCGTCGTCTCGCGATGACCGCGGGACCGGCCGCGGTCAGGCCCGTCGGCAGGGCCGCGATGCTCAGCCAGACCGTGGGGCGCGAGATCACCGGCATGATCGAGGGGCCGGAGGCGCCGGTCGCCGAGCTCGAGTCCGTCGTGAACATCCCGGTCGGCCGGCTCGTGGCATCCCATGTCCTCAGCATGGGGACCGTCTTCCTCGTCCTCGGCACGGCCGCCGTGATCGTCGGCGCAGCCCAAGGCGTGACGTGGCTGCTGTTCGCGTGGATCCCCGGCATCATCGGCTTCATCGCGTACTGGTTCCGATCTGTCGTCCGGTCGCTGCGGTACGCGATCGCGCCGACGCCTGACGGCGTGCGGATCACGTTCGGCCTCTTCACGACCATCACCGAGATCGTGCCGCCGGGCCGGGTGCACGCCGTCGAGGTGACGCAGCCCATCCTCTGGCGGCCCGCCGGCTGGTGGATGGTGCGCATCAACCGCCTCACCGGACGCAGCGCCGCCGACGGCAGCACGGATCAGTTCACCACGGCCCTGCCGGTGGGCACCGCGGCCGACGTCGAACGCGTGCTGCGACTGCTGCAGCCTTCTCTCTCCGACGAGGAGCGGGCGCTCGTCGTGCAGGAAGGCATGTTCGGACCGGGCGAGGGCGACACGTTCACGAACACGCCGAAGCGCGCCCGGTGGATCGTCCCGCTGTCGTATCAGCGCAACGGCTTCCGACTCACCGCCGACGCGCTGCTGATGCGACGCGGCGTCGTGTGGCGCAAGCTGGTCATCCTGCCGCTCGCGCGTCTGCAGAGCATCGGCCTGTACCAGGGCCCCCTCGATCGGGCGTCGGGCGTGACGAACGTGCGGGCGCACGTCGTCACCGGTCCGGTGTCGCCGTTCCTGGCCGCCGTCGACCGCGACCACGCGCTCGCGCTGTTCGACGACGTCGCGCGCGGTTCGGTGCGCGAGGCGCTCGCCGACCGCACGCACCGGTGGGCGGAGGACGAGACCGTCCCCGCACCCGTCGGATCCACCGCAGCGGACGAGGCCGGCGACGTTTCGTCTCGCTTCGCTCGCTCAACGACCGAACCTCTGATTCCGGTCGTTGAGCGAGCGAGCGCCAGCGAGCGAGACGAAACGGGCCGAGCCTCCGAGAGGACGCCCGGCGAGGAGGACCGCGGATGA
- a CDS encoding DUF2520 domain-containing protein — protein MTRDGRLGVGIIGAGRVGPVLGAALGGAGHALVGITQGSDQERVEAILPGVPVLDATEVARRSELVIVAVPHDQLEGLVRGLAEVGAWQPGQLVLHTDPAWGAGILSPAVAKGAIPLAVHPAIEFSGTSMDLRALASAYAAVTAPGPVLPIAQALAVELGCEPVVVEESARAAYGEAIATARVFSRSIVHQAAALLAEAGVPYPGSFLSALAHTTLDHALTEAGSGPAGGEPPATIQG, from the coding sequence ATGACCCGCGACGGACGGCTCGGAGTCGGCATCATCGGCGCGGGCCGTGTCGGACCGGTGCTGGGGGCCGCGCTCGGCGGTGCCGGGCACGCGCTGGTCGGGATCACCCAGGGCTCCGACCAGGAGCGGGTCGAGGCGATCCTTCCGGGCGTGCCCGTGCTGGATGCGACCGAGGTCGCCCGGCGCAGCGAGCTCGTGATCGTCGCCGTGCCCCACGACCAGCTCGAGGGACTCGTGCGGGGTCTCGCCGAGGTCGGCGCGTGGCAGCCGGGGCAGCTCGTCCTGCACACCGACCCGGCCTGGGGCGCCGGCATCCTCTCTCCCGCCGTCGCGAAGGGCGCCATTCCACTGGCCGTGCATCCCGCGATCGAGTTCAGCGGAACGTCGATGGATCTGCGCGCGCTGGCCAGCGCGTACGCGGCCGTCACCGCGCCCGGGCCGGTGCTGCCGATCGCGCAGGCGCTCGCCGTGGAGCTGGGCTGCGAACCCGTGGTCGTCGAGGAGTCGGCCCGCGCGGCCTACGGCGAGGCGATCGCGACGGCACGGGTCTTCTCGCGCTCCATCGTCCACCAGGCGGCCGCGCTCCTCGCGGAGGCAGGTGTGCCGTATCCGGGGTCGTTCCTCTCGGCGTTGGCGCACACCACGCTCGACCACGCGCTCACCGAGGCCGGCTCTGGTCCGGCGGGTGGCGAGCCTCCCGCTACGATCCAAGGATGA
- the panC gene encoding pantoate--beta-alanine ligase, giving the protein MISTIDELRARLAEVRAAAPEARVALISTIGSLHDGHIDLVHRAREVADIVVVSVFVNPLRFASPADFAAYPRTPEDDARLLASLGVDVVFAPGADELLPDGSATTKVTAGDLGLRYEGRFRPYYFDGLLTVEAKLFHLVRPDVAVYGERDRQRVFLVRRMIRDLFFDVEVATVETVRGDNGLPVSTRVGMLEHRDLAAAALLPAALDAAAANADRGIDACIAAAQSTLMGEPRIRLEYLSVVDPATFLPVDEGTSGPALALIAATVAGHRLIDNAEIYLG; this is encoded by the coding sequence ATGATCAGCACCATCGACGAGCTGCGTGCTCGGCTCGCCGAGGTCCGCGCCGCCGCCCCCGAAGCCCGTGTCGCCCTCATCTCGACGATCGGCTCCCTCCACGACGGGCATATCGACCTGGTCCACCGGGCACGCGAGGTCGCCGACATCGTCGTGGTGTCCGTGTTCGTCAATCCGCTGCGGTTCGCATCGCCGGCGGATTTCGCCGCCTATCCGCGCACTCCCGAGGACGACGCCCGCCTGCTCGCGTCGCTCGGCGTCGACGTCGTCTTCGCGCCCGGAGCGGACGAACTGCTCCCCGACGGCTCCGCGACGACGAAGGTCACCGCGGGCGATCTGGGCCTGCGGTACGAGGGGCGGTTCCGTCCGTACTACTTCGACGGTCTCCTCACCGTCGAGGCCAAGCTGTTCCACCTCGTCCGGCCCGATGTCGCCGTCTACGGCGAGCGGGACCGGCAGCGCGTCTTCCTGGTGCGCCGGATGATCCGCGACCTGTTCTTCGACGTCGAGGTCGCGACGGTCGAGACCGTCCGCGGCGACAACGGTCTTCCGGTGTCCACTCGCGTCGGGATGCTCGAGCACCGCGACCTCGCCGCCGCCGCGCTCCTCCCCGCGGCCCTCGATGCCGCAGCGGCCAACGCCGACCGCGGCATCGACGCCTGCATCGCCGCGGCGCAGTCGACGCTCATGGGGGAGCCCCGCATCCGCCTCGAGTATCTGAGCGTCGTCGATCCGGCGACGTTCCTCCCGGTCGACGAGGGCACCAGCGGGCCCGCGCTCGCGCTCATCGCCGCGACGGTGGCGGGCCACCGACTCATCGACAACGCCGAGATCTACCTCGGCTGA